The following proteins are co-located in the Solanum pennellii chromosome 1, SPENNV200 genome:
- the LOC107015122 gene encoding WAT1-related protein At1g09380-like, producing the protein MGNELMVFMIMMIVQVAYAGMVIISKLVMDGGMNAFVQSAYRPIFATISIAPFAFFLERKTRPKMTRSILFQIFLCSIFGITANQNIYFIGLKNSTPTIVSAIDNLIPAFTFIIAVPLGIEKLGLRSIAGQTKFWGTIICVGGAMLLSLYHGKVVIGQLGFHWKYAENTSKDVNSANSNFFLGPFLLIVSSLTYAIWLIIQARVNEKYAAPYTSTTLMCLMASVECVIIGFCVVPKLSEWKLNPIRAVSVVYNGAMATSFTYYLSSWCIEKKGPLYVSMFNPLFLVISAFLSWILLREKLYLGVVLGSIIIVAGMYGFLWGKKMETSSEDIDVLELTKEKKQLSTKLQVDLELQLTQNPKDNNNNNIKQITESKTEL; encoded by the exons atggggaaCGAATTGATGGTTTTTATGATAATGATGATTGTACAAGTTGCGTATGCCGGAATGGTAATAATATCGAAGTTAGTGATGGATGGTGGCATGAATGCTTTCGTTCAATCAGCTTATAGGCCTATTTTTGCCACTATCTCCATTGCTCCATTTGCTTTCTTCTTAGAGAG GAAAACTAGACCCAAGATGACACGCTCTATACTTTTTCAGATATTTTTGTGTTCTATTTTCGG GATAACAGCGaaccaaaatatatatttcatcgGGCTAAAGAATTCAACTCCAACAATTGTTTCGGCAATTGATAATCTAATCCCAGCTTTCACCTTTATCATAGCTGTACCCTTggg GATTGAAAAATTGGGATTAAGAAGTATAGCAGGTCAAACTAAGTTTTGGGGTACAATAATATGTGTTGGAGGTGCAATGTTATTGTCATTATATCATGGCAAAGTTGTAATTGGTCAATTAGGATTTCACTGGAAATATGCAGAAAATACAAGCAAAGATGTCAATTCTGCTAATTCTAATTTCTTTTTAGGACCTTTTCTACTTATAGTCTCCAGTCTCACTTATGCCATTTGGTTAATTATTCAG GCAAGGGTAAACGAGAAGTATGCAGCACCATATACAAGCACAACGTTGATGTGCCTAATGGCAAGTGTGGAGTGTGTTATCATTGGCTTTTGTGTCGTTCCAAAACTTTCTGAATGGAAATTAAATCCCATTAGAGCTGTTTCAGTTGTCTATAAT GGAGCTATGGCTACGTCATTTACATATTATCTGAGCTCGTGGTGTATTGAGAAAAAAGGGCCCTTATACGTCTCGATGTTCAATCCTTTGTTCTTAGTTATTTCTGCATTTCTTAGTTGGATTTTGCTTCGTGAGAAATTATACCTTGGCGT AGTTTTAGGGTCGATTATCATAGTGGCTGGGATGTACGGCTTTTTGTGGGGCAAAAAGATGGAGACCAGTTCGGAGGATATTGATGTACTAGAATTAACAAAAGAGAAGAAGCAATTATCCACTAAATTACAAGTTGATTTGGAATTGCAATTAACTCAGAATCCCAaggataataacaataataatatcaagCAGATCACAGAATCCAAAACTGAACTATGA